A single region of the Undibacterium piscinae genome encodes:
- a CDS encoding DNA-3-methyladenine glycosylase I, translating to MPVSRCAWANPANPLYLEYHDKEWGQACHDERRLFEMLNLEGAQAGLSWETILNKRENYRVAFDDWDAEKIARYDADKVAQLLGNAGIVRNRLKIAATISNAQAYLRLRDECGGLDAYLWAYVSGVAIHNSGERIIKTELSDRISKDLLKRGFKFVGSTIIYAYMQAIGMVQDHADDCDWKQRP from the coding sequence ATGCCAGTCTCCCGCTGCGCCTGGGCTAACCCGGCCAATCCCCTGTATCTGGAGTATCACGACAAAGAATGGGGTCAGGCTTGTCACGATGAGCGACGTCTGTTTGAAATGCTCAATCTGGAAGGTGCGCAAGCGGGCTTGAGTTGGGAAACCATACTCAACAAGCGCGAAAATTATCGCGTCGCCTTTGACGACTGGGATGCGGAAAAAATCGCCCGCTATGACGCCGACAAGGTGGCGCAGTTGCTCGGCAATGCCGGCATCGTGCGTAACCGTCTGAAGATCGCCGCGACGATCAGCAATGCGCAAGCCTACCTGCGCCTGCGCGACGAATGCGGTGGCCTGGATGCCTATCTGTGGGCCTATGTAAGCGGCGTAGCCATCCACAATAGCGGCGAACGCATCATCAAGACCGAATTATCCGACCGCATCTCAAAAGACCTGCTAAAGCGCGGCTTCAAATTTGTCGGCTCCACCATCATCTACGCCTACATGCAGGCCATAGGCATGGTGCAAGACCATGCTGACGACTGCGACTGGAAACAGCGGCCATAG
- a CDS encoding GGDEF domain-containing protein, with protein MKNIKLDKQRFQDALTGLFNRRYLMEKKSDIWQQALEQANRGHCGALLLIDADHFKRINDQFGHAAGDAALIEIANRLKFSVRDSDVVTRWGGEEFLIYTNLLNAESVRILAVRIMEELRRLPLLYEDKSIPLSVSIGYVLLPMEWEAGKNFDMDESLKLADSALYLAKESGRNRAAGVVKVRKAEIGRAQLIDDLSTAWQAGSGRYRRQ; from the coding sequence ATGAAAAATATAAAACTCGACAAACAACGTTTTCAAGATGCCTTAACCGGTTTGTTTAACCGCCGTTACCTGATGGAAAAAAAATCGGATATCTGGCAGCAAGCCCTTGAGCAGGCAAACCGAGGCCACTGCGGTGCCTTGTTATTAATCGATGCCGATCATTTTAAGCGCATCAATGATCAATTTGGTCATGCGGCGGGCGATGCTGCCTTGATAGAAATTGCGAATCGCCTGAAATTTAGCGTGCGCGACAGCGATGTCGTGACGCGTTGGGGAGGCGAAGAATTTCTGATTTATACCAACTTGCTCAATGCCGAGTCGGTACGAATATTGGCTGTGCGCATCATGGAAGAGTTACGCAGGCTACCTTTACTGTATGAGGATAAGAGTATTCCTTTAAGTGTTTCTATCGGATATGTTTTGTTACCCATGGAGTGGGAGGCAGGCAAAAATTTTGATATGGATGAAAGTTTGAAACTTGCCGATTCTGCGCTTTACCTGGCAAAAGAAAGCGGAAGAAATCGTGCCGCCGGTGTGGTTAAAGTCAGGAAAGCCGAAATTGGCCGCGCACAGTTAATCGATGATTTATCGACTGCCTGGCAAGCAGGGAGTGGTCGATATCGTCGTCAGTGA
- a CDS encoding redoxin domain-containing protein yields MNLHGIDAYGKKLALSDFLGKTVLVSFFTAGCSLCSRDLKLMREFYVGNAKRNFVLLAINLDQDKKDFDDYNKLIALAVPKEQRFPTVWRNAPEHKDSFGVITRQPTHFVINPKNQLVLKREGSFLPDDWDTLWESLEG; encoded by the coding sequence TTGAATCTGCACGGGATTGATGCCTACGGTAAAAAACTCGCATTGAGCGACTTTTTAGGCAAGACGGTATTGGTCAGCTTTTTTACCGCCGGTTGCAGCTTATGTTCACGCGACCTGAAGTTGATGCGGGAGTTTTACGTAGGTAACGCCAAACGTAATTTTGTGTTGCTGGCGATCAATCTGGATCAGGATAAAAAAGATTTTGATGACTACAACAAGTTGATTGCATTGGCGGTTCCGAAAGAGCAGCGTTTTCCTACGGTATGGCGCAATGCGCCGGAGCATAAGGATAGTTTCGGCGTGATTACGCGTCAGCCTACCCATTTCGTGATTAATCCGAAAAACCAGCTGGTATTGAAGCGTGAAGGTAGTTTTTTGCCGGATGACTGGGATACTTTGTGGGAGTCACTCGAGGGCTAG
- the purM gene encoding phosphoribosylformylglycinamidine cyclo-ligase, which translates to MSTSTPVSTTAAAPVSLSYADAGVDMVAGDALVDAIKPYAKRTMREGVMAGIGGFGAMFEVSKKYKEPVLVSGTDGVGTKLKLAFHLNRHDTVGIDLVAMSVNDILVQGAEPLFFLDYFACGKLDVATATDVIKGVAFGCEQAGCALIGGETAEMPSMYPEGEYDLAGFAVGAVEKSKIIDGSKIVPGDVILGLASSGIHSNGFSLVRKIIEVANPDLNADFHGRTLADALIAPTRIYVKPLLALMASLEVKGMAHITGGGLVENVPRVLGDKLTAVLNSAAWDMPPLFKWLQQHGGVADAEMHRVFNCGIGMVVIVAPEIAEAAMAQLSAAGETVYNIGSIRARAGDEHQTIVV; encoded by the coding sequence ATGAGCACTTCTACTCCAGTTTCTACCACCGCAGCCGCGCCCGTCTCCCTTTCCTATGCCGACGCAGGTGTCGATATGGTCGCTGGCGATGCGCTAGTTGACGCCATCAAGCCTTATGCAAAACGCACCATGCGCGAAGGCGTCATGGCTGGCATCGGCGGTTTTGGCGCCATGTTCGAAGTCAGCAAGAAGTACAAGGAACCGGTTCTGGTTTCCGGTACCGATGGCGTGGGCACCAAGTTAAAACTGGCTTTTCACCTGAACCGCCATGACACCGTCGGTATCGATCTGGTCGCCATGAGCGTCAACGATATTCTGGTACAAGGCGCAGAACCGCTGTTCTTCCTCGATTATTTCGCTTGCGGCAAACTCGATGTGGCCACCGCCACTGACGTTATCAAGGGCGTAGCTTTCGGCTGCGAACAAGCTGGTTGCGCACTGATAGGCGGCGAAACCGCTGAAATGCCTTCGATGTACCCTGAAGGTGAATACGATCTGGCCGGTTTTGCGGTCGGTGCGGTAGAGAAATCAAAAATCATCGACGGCAGCAAGATTGTTCCTGGTGACGTGATCCTCGGTCTGGCCTCTTCCGGTATCCATTCCAACGGTTTCTCGCTGGTACGTAAAATCATCGAAGTGGCTAACCCTGACCTGAATGCAGATTTCCACGGCCGCACTCTGGCTGATGCCCTGATCGCGCCTACCCGCATCTACGTCAAGCCTCTGCTGGCATTGATGGCTAGCCTGGAAGTGAAAGGCATGGCGCACATCACCGGTGGTGGTCTGGTAGAAAACGTACCTCGCGTATTGGGCGACAAACTCACCGCCGTACTCAATAGCGCAGCATGGGACATGCCACCACTGTTCAAGTGGCTGCAACAGCACGGCGGCGTGGCCGATGCAGAAATGCACCGTGTTTTCAACTGCGGTATCGGTATGGTCGTGATCGTTGCTCCGGAAATCGCAGAAGCGGCAATGGCGCAATTGAGCGCTGCCGGCGAAACGGTTTACAACATCGGTAGCATCCGCGCCCGTGCCGGTGACGAGCACCAGACTATCGTCGTGTAA